GAATTCAGCTGAATGAAGTACACACCTGATGCCGCCGGTGCAGTGCTGCCGTTTGTCGCGTGTGTTGCGGATTCCGCATTCCACCGCAGCTCATACTGACTGCGCGTGCCGTCCAACTGATAGCGCGACACTTCCCTGCCGCTGATGTCGTGCACGGTGAGCGTGGAAGGACCGTGTACATCCTGTACGTGAATGGTGACGGCGGGATTGAAGGGATTGGGATAGCAGTGCAGACGCGGTTCGGCGGGAGTACCGCCCGGGGGAGCCTGCATGATCCAGTTCGCTTTTCCCCCCTTTCCGCCATAATGCACTTCCAGTTCGATCTGACGCGAATCCGCATCCGGGTCTGGCGTGAAATAGCTGAGCCGGAAGACTGAAGCGACGTCGAAGCGACCAATCTCCATCAGGATATCGCGGAAATTTCCGTTGATATCGAAGTACGATCCGGCGGTGGGATACGTGATGCGCTCGTACTCACCGCGGGACGCACGACTGCCGATGCAGTGTACGAGTATGGCCTTGTTCAGGAGTTCGGGCAGCAGGGTTTCGACCGTACGCGGCGTTATGTGATCCTTCTCATGATAGCCGGCATCGGTAATCCAAATCACAATGCGCTGGGCGGTGGGACGATATTCCAGCCGGGTGGCTTCCCACAGGGCGTCGAGCGAATTTTCAGGGCTATCACCACCACCATACGCCTGCTGTGCGGCCACCCAGCTTTTAAACACTTCCACGCTGTCGGTCATGCCGTAGACATGTTTGATGGCATCGGAAAACGTAACGAGTCCCAGCCGATAACTGACGCCGTTTTCCACGAGAAGGTCGGCGAAGGATTGCACATTGTCGCGCACGGAGGCGATTTCACCGGCCATGCTGCCGGTCACATCGAGCACGAAGGCGACGTCCACCGCATTCACTTCCCCGCGATTCTCCTTCCCGAGATCGAACTCGCTGATATGCACACCGTTCTCGAACAGCGTGACGTGATCAGGACGAAGAGTAAGAACCGACACATCGGTTTTCTCATCCTTCACCGTGAAATACATGCTGATTCTCGGGGCAGGATCCATTTGCACCGTGTCGATGTCCACCGCGAGTCCGGTATCCACCAGCGCGACGGCGGGAAGGTACACCCAGCGGGTCAGGCTGTCGATGATCTCACCACCGACCCTGAGTGTCACCTGCATGGGCGTGATGGACTCTTCAAATTTCTCGGTCGATTTATACGTGTAACTGCAGTACCCGTAACCATCCTTTTCCAGAGCGGTGTTCTGCACTTCGGAGGTCGGATACAGCGCATCTTCCTCACTGCCGGAAGCATTGAACCAGGCAGAAGAAATGCGTGCACCGCTGGCGTTCAAGGTTTCAATTGAAACCGAGAAACTGTTCGGGAAAAGCACGCCGTCGCTGAGCGTCAGCGCGGTAGGCATATCCCAGCGCATGAACGCGCGGGATGAGAAGCGCGGCTCCAGCACGGCGAGTTCCGCTGAAGCCATGGCGGCTTCGCCGGTGGCGAGGGGCTGCAACCGCCAGACGGGACGCAGCACCACGTCGAAGAGACGCGTGGGACGCTGCAGACGGGGATCGAAATTCTCGCCCAGCGCCGGCTGCCAGTTCATGATCTCGAGGGAATCGGGTCCCTCGCCGGGATACCCCAATTCCGCCCGTATCCCCGCATTCTCCCGCTGCACGCGTTCCTGCAGTACGACAGGACTCTGTGACGCCATTCCCTTCAATACCTGCGCATCCTCGACAAGCACATCATCGCAGTACACCGCCGCATCGCCCCATCGTCCGAGCGCCGCATCCAGCTGAAACGCCAGTGCAGCGTTCTGCACGTTGGATGAGAGATTCTCGATCGAAGCCTCCAGCGTGAGGACACCCGTCGTGGGCTCCTGAAGTACGCGCAGTATGAGGCGGCAGACGTCCGGACGCTCGGCGATCATTTCCATTGTATCCACACGCGTCTGCAACCGGCACTCCGCATCAGAAAAGAAGCGATCCACCCGTTGCCAGGCACCGTCCCAGAA
This sequence is a window from bacterium. Protein-coding genes within it:
- a CDS encoding VWA domain-containing protein produces the protein MKLLGVVGLLLVLAMQGVAQDKGVAQDKGMGRNKGMYDIDASVWERQQQGQQEASLAKTTRTPDHAVLGNPVSGATLLRDGYFTFGTTGGRSSMMQDDNCQLTFGHPYALTSFIEFFWDGAWQRVDRFFSDAECRLQTRVDTMEMIAERPDVCRLILRVLQEPTTGVLTLEASIENLSSNVQNAALAFQLDAALGRWGDAAVYCDDVLVEDAQVLKGMASQSPVVLQERVQRENAGIRAELGYPGEGPDSLEIMNWQPALGENFDPRLQRPTRLFDVVLRPVWRLQPLATGEAAMASAELAVLEPRFSSRAFMRWDMPTALTLSDGVLFPNSFSVSIETLNASGARISSAWFNASGSEEDALYPTSEVQNTALEKDGYGYCSYTYKSTEKFEESITPMQVTLRVGGEIIDSLTRWVYLPAVALVDTGLAVDIDTVQMDPAPRISMYFTVKDEKTDVSVLTLRPDHVTLFENGVHISEFDLGKENRGEVNAVDVAFVLDVTGSMAGEIASVRDNVQSFADLLVENGVSYRLGLVTFSDAIKHVYGMTDSVEVFKSWVAAQQAYGGGDSPENSLDALWEATRLEYRPTAQRIVIWITDAGYHEKDHITPRTVETLLPELLNKAILVHCIGSRASRGEYERITYPTAGSYFDINGNFRDILMEIGRFDVASVFRLSYFTPDPDADSRQIELEVHYGGKGGKANWIMQAPPGGTPAEPRLHCYPNPFNPAVTIHVQDVHGPSTLTVHDISGREVSRYQLDGTRSQYELRWNAESATHATNGSTAPAASGVYFIQLNSRTPNGAPSRTSTRIVYAK